The following proteins are encoded in a genomic region of Protaetiibacter sp. SSC-01:
- a CDS encoding FAD-binding oxidoreductase, whose translation MPTHDTVFERRPAPASAVAHALAQTRQAPFWLDELREPDAHPPLRGETSTDLAIVGGGFTGLWTAVRAKQRDPGRRVVLLEAKRLGWAQSGRNGGFVEASITHGEENGRSRWADDYETLERLGRENLDAMERTVLEHGLDVQWERTGELDVATEPHQLAWLHGTRPRDGESDVVLLDRDEVQAHVHSPTYLGGTWRRREVALVHPGRLVHELARLASELGVELHEGSPVRRLEDAAAGVQVVTDDGAVTASHVALGTSVYPSLLTRNRLMTVPVYDYVLMTEPLDPGQLTAIGWQGRQGIGDLANQFHYYRRTADDRILFGGYDAIYHYGGRVRAAYEDRRQSFERLASHFFTTFPQLEGLTFTHKWAGAIDTSTQFCAFFGTARKGRVAYAAGFTGLGVGATRFAADTMLDLLGGEPTERTELEMVRRRPLPFPPEPAASVGINATRWSLDRADHKEGRRNLLLRTLDALGLGFDS comes from the coding sequence ATGCCCACGCACGACACCGTGTTCGAACGCCGGCCCGCGCCGGCATCCGCCGTCGCCCACGCGCTCGCGCAGACGCGGCAGGCGCCCTTCTGGCTCGACGAGCTCCGGGAGCCGGACGCGCATCCGCCGCTCCGCGGCGAGACGAGCACCGACCTCGCGATCGTCGGCGGCGGCTTCACGGGCCTCTGGACGGCCGTGCGCGCGAAGCAGCGCGACCCCGGCCGCCGCGTCGTGCTGCTCGAGGCGAAGCGCCTCGGCTGGGCGCAGTCGGGCCGCAACGGCGGCTTCGTCGAGGCGAGCATCACGCACGGCGAGGAAAACGGCCGAAGCCGCTGGGCCGACGACTACGAGACGCTCGAGCGCCTCGGCAGGGAGAACCTCGACGCCATGGAGCGCACCGTGCTCGAGCACGGGCTCGACGTGCAGTGGGAGCGCACGGGCGAGCTCGACGTCGCGACCGAGCCGCACCAGCTCGCGTGGCTGCACGGCACGCGGCCTCGTGACGGCGAGTCGGACGTCGTGCTGCTGGACCGCGACGAGGTGCAGGCGCACGTCCACTCCCCCACCTACCTCGGCGGCACGTGGCGCAGGCGCGAGGTCGCGCTCGTGCACCCCGGCCGCCTCGTGCACGAGCTCGCGCGGCTCGCATCCGAGCTCGGCGTCGAGCTGCACGAGGGCTCCCCCGTGCGACGCCTCGAGGACGCCGCGGCAGGCGTGCAAGTCGTGACCGACGACGGCGCCGTCACCGCCTCGCACGTCGCGCTCGGCACGAGCGTCTACCCCTCGCTCCTCACGCGCAACCGCCTCATGACGGTGCCCGTCTACGACTACGTGCTCATGACCGAGCCGCTCGACCCGGGCCAGCTCACGGCGATCGGATGGCAGGGTCGCCAGGGCATCGGCGACCTCGCCAACCAGTTCCACTACTACCGGCGCACGGCTGATGACCGCATCCTGTTCGGCGGCTACGACGCGATCTACCACTACGGCGGCCGCGTACGCGCGGCCTACGAGGACCGCCGGCAGAGCTTCGAGCGGCTCGCCTCGCACTTCTTCACGACGTTCCCGCAGCTCGAGGGACTCACCTTCACGCACAAGTGGGCGGGCGCGATCGATACGAGCACGCAGTTCTGCGCCTTCTTCGGCACAGCGCGCAAGGGCCGCGTCGCCTACGCCGCCGGCTTCACGGGGCTCGGGGTCGGCGCGACGCGCTTCGCCGCCGACACGATGCTCGACCTGCTGGGCGGCGAGCCGACCGAGCGCACCGAGCTCGAGATGGTGCGGAGGCGACCGCTTCCGTTCCCGCCCGAGCCCGCGGCATCCGTCGGCATCAACGCGACCCGCTGGTCGCTCGACCGGGCCGACCACAAGGAAGGCCGCCGCAACCTGCTGCTGCGCACGCTCGATGCGCTCGGATTGGGGTTCGACTCGTGA
- a CDS encoding cupin domain-containing protein → MKSGEVFAALAAEIAHEAVEGEERVSGAPTTGSLEIGTTVDGAELGVWEITPGVVRDVEVDEVFVVLAGSATIEFADGRPAIDVSAGSVVRLDAGMRTTWTVHETLRKIYVLPPSAG, encoded by the coding sequence GTGAAGTCCGGAGAGGTCTTCGCCGCGCTCGCCGCCGAGATCGCGCACGAGGCAGTCGAGGGCGAGGAGCGCGTCTCGGGCGCGCCGACGACGGGCTCCCTCGAGATCGGCACGACCGTCGACGGCGCCGAGCTCGGCGTGTGGGAGATCACGCCGGGCGTCGTGCGCGACGTCGAAGTGGACGAGGTGTTCGTCGTGCTCGCGGGCTCGGCGACGATCGAGTTCGCCGACGGGCGCCCCGCGATCGACGTGTCGGCCGGCTCGGTGGTGCGTCTCGACGCGGGCATGCGCACGACGTGGACCGTGCACGAGACGCTCCGCAAGATCTACGTGCTGCCGCCGTCGGCGGGTTGA
- a CDS encoding MFS transporter, protein MTQPSTDAAPITRIAHLARITGVWFFVLGFVARIPFAMNIVGLLTLVTVVRGSIAEAGLVSAAFGIAMGVGGPLLGAIADRHGQRIVSVVVSILHAALLLGIVAAVYGDTPFWLIFVLTLLAGATIPPVAAYARARWLALLDDDTRRGGRGVSTALGYESMVEEITFVGGPVLVGVLATLISPAAPVIVAAFMVLVFASAFGLHRTARAVQPGAAHPDAVVAPRRALVSLAVLLPVAGMLFMGAYFGSTLASVTAVMEEVGLGESTGLVYGVMGATSAVAAITVGRLPRTFPLHLRWVLGASAMLVAGLVLWAAPQLPVIIVVFVFVGVAVGATLVTVFTIGAESAPAGRLATNMAMLSSAVTIGQGLTVATVGAFAEAAGTASVFASVAIASAGMLLVAISATLQHRALRARIAA, encoded by the coding sequence TTGACACAGCCGTCGACGGATGCCGCCCCCATCACGCGGATCGCGCACCTCGCGCGCATCACGGGGGTGTGGTTCTTCGTGCTCGGCTTCGTCGCGCGCATCCCGTTCGCGATGAACATCGTCGGACTGCTGACCCTCGTGACCGTCGTGCGCGGCTCGATCGCCGAGGCGGGCCTCGTGTCGGCGGCCTTCGGCATCGCGATGGGCGTCGGCGGCCCGCTGCTCGGCGCGATCGCCGACCGCCACGGCCAGCGCATCGTCTCGGTCGTCGTGTCGATCCTGCACGCGGCTCTCCTGCTCGGCATCGTCGCGGCCGTCTACGGCGACACCCCGTTCTGGCTCATCTTCGTGCTGACGCTCCTCGCGGGCGCCACGATCCCGCCCGTCGCGGCGTACGCCCGCGCGCGCTGGCTCGCGCTCCTCGACGACGACACCCGTCGCGGCGGCCGCGGCGTCTCGACGGCCCTCGGCTACGAGTCGATGGTCGAGGAGATCACGTTCGTCGGCGGCCCCGTGCTCGTCGGCGTGCTCGCGACCCTCATCTCGCCGGCCGCCCCCGTCATCGTCGCGGCGTTCATGGTGCTCGTGTTCGCGAGCGCCTTCGGTCTGCACCGCACCGCCCGGGCCGTGCAGCCGGGCGCCGCGCATCCGGATGCCGTGGTCGCCCCGCGACGCGCGCTCGTCTCGCTCGCTGTGCTGCTGCCCGTCGCGGGCATGCTCTTCATGGGCGCCTACTTCGGCTCGACGCTCGCCTCCGTCACGGCCGTCATGGAGGAGGTCGGGCTCGGTGAGAGCACAGGTCTCGTCTACGGCGTCATGGGCGCCACCTCGGCCGTCGCCGCCATCACGGTCGGCCGCCTGCCGCGCACCTTCCCGCTGCACCTGCGCTGGGTGCTCGGCGCGTCGGCGATGCTCGTCGCGGGCCTTGTGCTGTGGGCCGCGCCGCAGCTGCCGGTCATCATCGTCGTCTTCGTGTTCGTCGGCGTCGCCGTCGGCGCGACGCTCGTGACGGTCTTCACGATCGGCGCCGAGAGCGCGCCCGCGGGGCGCCTCGCCACGAACATGGCGATGCTCTCGAGCGCCGTCACGATCGGTCAGGGCCTCACGGTCGCGACGGTCGGGGCGTTCGCGGAGGCCGCGGGCACGGCATCCGTCTTCGCGTCGGTCGCGATCGCGAGCGCGGGGATGCTGCTCGTCGCGATCTCGGCGACCCTCCAGCACCGCGCGTTGCGCGCCCGCATTGCGGCCTGA
- the rplA gene encoding 50S ribosomal protein L1 — protein sequence MAQKSKAYRAAAEKIEAGKFYGPDEAVALVKETGSKKFDSTVEVALKLGVDPRKADQMVRGTVILPHGTGKVARVIVFATGPAAEAAIAAGADEVGGAELIEKVAAGYTDFDSAVSTPELMGQVGRLGKVLGPRGLMPNPKTGTVTPDVAKAVSDIKGGKIEFRVDKHANVHFVIGKAGFTTDQLRENFGAALDEIQRAKPSSSKGRYIQKGSLSTTFGPGVPLDVAAL from the coding sequence ATGGCTCAGAAGTCCAAGGCATACCGCGCCGCCGCCGAGAAGATCGAGGCCGGCAAGTTCTACGGTCCCGACGAGGCCGTCGCCCTCGTCAAGGAGACCGGCTCGAAGAAGTTCGACTCGACCGTCGAGGTCGCGCTCAAGCTCGGTGTCGACCCGCGCAAGGCGGACCAGATGGTGCGCGGCACCGTCATCCTCCCGCACGGCACCGGCAAGGTCGCCCGCGTCATCGTGTTCGCGACCGGCCCCGCGGCCGAGGCTGCGATCGCGGCGGGCGCCGACGAGGTCGGCGGCGCCGAGCTCATCGAGAAGGTCGCCGCCGGTTACACCGACTTCGACTCGGCCGTCTCGACCCCCGAGCTCATGGGCCAGGTCGGTCGTCTGGGTAAGGTGCTGGGCCCCCGCGGCCTCATGCCGAACCCCAAGACCGGCACCGTGACGCCGGACGTGGCCAAGGCCGTGTCCGACATCAAGGGCGGCAAGATCGAGTTCCGCGTCGACAAGCACGCCAACGTGCACTTCGTCATCGGCAAGGCCGGCTTCACCACCGACCAGCTGCGCGAGAACTTCGGCGCCGCGCTCGACGAGATCCAGCGTGCGAAGCCGTCCAGCTCGAAGGGCCGCTACATCCAGAAGGGGTCGCTCTCGACCACCTTCGGCCCCGGCGTCCCGCTCGACGTCGCAGCGCTGTAA
- the rplK gene encoding 50S ribosomal protein L11 produces MAPKKKVTGLIKLQINAGAANPAPPIGPALGQHGVNIMEFCKAYNAATENQRGNVIPVEITVYEDRSFTFILKTPPAAELIKKAAGVAKGSSTPHTVKVAKLTREQVRAIAEQKQVDLNANDLDAAEKIIAGTARSMGITVEA; encoded by the coding sequence ATGGCACCGAAGAAGAAGGTGACCGGCCTGATCAAGCTCCAGATCAACGCCGGCGCCGCGAACCCCGCGCCGCCCATCGGCCCCGCGCTGGGTCAGCACGGCGTGAACATCATGGAGTTCTGCAAGGCGTACAACGCCGCGACCGAGAACCAGCGCGGCAACGTCATCCCGGTCGAGATCACCGTGTACGAGGACCGCTCGTTCACGTTCATCCTCAAGACCCCGCCCGCCGCCGAGCTCATCAAGAAGGCCGCCGGCGTCGCCAAGGGCTCCTCCACCCCGCACACGGTGAAGGTCGCGAAGCTCACGCGTGAGCAGGTGCGCGCCATCGCCGAGCAGAAGCAGGTCGACCTCAACGCGAACGACCTCGACGCTGCGGAGAAGATCATCGCCGGCACCGCCCGGTCGATGGGGATCACGGTGGAGGCGTAA